From the Gadus chalcogrammus isolate NIFS_2021 chromosome 15, NIFS_Gcha_1.0, whole genome shotgun sequence genome, one window contains:
- the ppp1r1c gene encoding protein phosphatase 1 regulatory subunit 1C isoform X2, which yields MEPSSPKKLQFDVPPLQGQLDPQAAEHIRRRRPTPATLQIYRLPIGTDAGGQNTASGETQDPEAAQRKQGTYAAPTMKELQMGVEQHLLGPDVCETDGQMSPITAQLYGSPALWDNHNGPEEANGNETVLLLANEARGVADSNSSGDLSCDHKEEVSSPGSVSR from the exons ATGGAGCCCAGCAGTCCTAAGAAGCTACAGTTCGATGTCCCCCCGCTCCAGGGCCAACTAGACCCCCAGGCTGCCGAAcac ATCCGTCGCAGAAGACCAACTCCGGCCACTCTGCAGATATACAGACTGCCCATTGgaacag atgcGGGAGGACAGAACACTGCAAGTGGAGAGACGCAG GATCCAGAGGCCGCTCAGAGGAAGCAGGGGACCTACGCTGCGCCCACCATGAAAG AGCTTCAGATGGGGGTGGAACAACATCTTCTCGGTCCAGACGTCTGTGAGACTGACGGCCAAATGAGTCCCATCACAGCACAGCTTTATGGCAGTCCTGCTCTGTGGGACAATCACAATGGGCCGGAGGAGGCCAATGGGAATGAGACAGTGCTGCTTTTGGCCAATGAAGCGAGAGGAGTAGCAGACAGCAACAGTTCAGGGG aCTTGTCATGTGACCATAAAGAGGAAGTTTCCAGTCCGGGCTCCGTCTCCCGATAG
- the ppp1r1c gene encoding protein phosphatase 1 regulatory subunit 1C isoform X3, whose amino-acid sequence MEPSSPKKLQFDVPPLQGQLDPQAAEHIRRRRPTPATLQIYRLPIGTDAGGQNTASGETQDPEAAQRKQGTYAAPTMKELQMGVEQHLLGPDVCETDGQMSPITAQLYGSPALWDNHNGPEEANGNETVLLLANEARGVADSNSSGESTVCSLRYFNLY is encoded by the exons ATGGAGCCCAGCAGTCCTAAGAAGCTACAGTTCGATGTCCCCCCGCTCCAGGGCCAACTAGACCCCCAGGCTGCCGAAcac ATCCGTCGCAGAAGACCAACTCCGGCCACTCTGCAGATATACAGACTGCCCATTGgaacag atgcGGGAGGACAGAACACTGCAAGTGGAGAGACGCAG GATCCAGAGGCCGCTCAGAGGAAGCAGGGGACCTACGCTGCGCCCACCATGAAAG AGCTTCAGATGGGGGTGGAACAACATCTTCTCGGTCCAGACGTCTGTGAGACTGACGGCCAAATGAGTCCCATCACAGCACAGCTTTATGGCAGTCCTGCTCTGTGGGACAATCACAATGGGCCGGAGGAGGCCAATGGGAATGAGACAGTGCTGCTTTTGGCCAATGAAGCGAGAGGAGTAGCAGACAGCAACAGTTCAGGGG
- the plekha3 gene encoding pleckstrin homology domain-containing family A member 3, translating to MEGILYKWTNYMTGWQPRWFVLEDGTISYYDSEDDVGKGSKGSIKMSVCDIKVHPTDTARLELIIPGEQHFYVRAVNAAERQMWLVALGSSKAGTLDSHKHKGPDCLKTKMSELRLYCDLLVKQVQSIQSQQNDNTETTPTSEASLLSATCSTFIRTLEECMTLANHSLAPDIPPLERTKRSISHPGTYTFDRSNIKDSYVAGGQRSTPHRNRTCSDSSVYDSERFMPGLNGDSSSIPEERSGGATLKTTPTDTDTDLSM from the exons GACAG GTTGGCAGCCTCGCTGGTTCGTCCTGGAGGACGGGACCATCTCCTACTACGACAGTGAGGATGACGTGGGGAAAGGAAGCAAAGGCTCCATCAAGATGTCCGTCTGTGATATCAAAG TTCATCCTACAGACACGGCACGCCTGGAGCTGATTATCCCAGGAGAACAACATTTTTACGTCCGAGCTGTCAACGCGGCAGAGAGGCAGATGTGGCTGGTTGCGTTGGGGTCATCTAAAGCAGGGACACTAGACAGTCATAAACACAAAG gGCCTGACTGTCTGAAAACAAAGATGTCTGAGCTCCGCCTCTACTGTGACCTACTTGTTAAACAAGTCCAAAGTATTCAGTCGCAGCAGAACGACAATACAGAGACCACTCCCACATCTGAG gcGTCTTTGCTCAGTGCGACCTGCTCCACCTTCATCAGGACGCTAGAGGAGTGCATGACCCTGGCCAACCACAGTCTGGCACCGGACATCCCCCCCCTGGAGAGG aCGAAGAGGTCCATCAGTCACCCCGGGACATATACTTTTGACAG GTCTAATATAAAGGATTCTTACGTGGCTGGAGGGCAAAGGTCAACTCCACACCGAAACCGCACTTGTTCCGACAGCTCCGTCTACGATTCTGAAC GTTTCATGCCCGGTCTCAACGGTGACTCATCCTCCATCCCTGAAGAGAGATCGGGCGGGGCTACTCTGAAGACGACACCCACTGACACAGACACCGACCTGTCGATGTGA